The following proteins come from a genomic window of Nostoc sp. ATCC 53789:
- a CDS encoding ATP-binding protein encodes MNSGQPLGSVIQGSLTEGLEVRLHPDISVEDMRVGKFLVVQGMRSRFFCMLTDVALGAANARIIANPPSWEDTFLRDVLAGSGTYGTINLAPMLMFTPEAEESFSPTNGKSANPFIPSVTGLASFVPQTSTTMELLPVKTIPSHFSQVYEASVDDFRRVFGWEDDPQRRNFSIGKPLDMDVPVCIDLNRFVERSNGVFGKSGTGKSFLTRLLLAGVIRKNAAVNLIFDMHSEYGWEAVAEGKNVNTVKGLKQLFPSKVEVYTLDPESTKRRGVRDAQELYLSYEQIEVEDIKLCSRDLGLSDAALDNANILYSEFGKSWIVQLLNMTNEEIEMFCDEKRGHKGSIMALQRKLLRMDSLKYMRAVCPQNYISKIVQCLESGKNVVIEFGSQSNMLSYMLVTNMITRRIHEHYVKKADKFLQSKNPCDRPTPLMITIEEAHRFLDPAIVQSTIFGTIARELRKYFVTLLVVDQRPSGIDNEVMSQIGTRITALLNDEKDIDAIFTGVSGGSGLRSVLAKLDSKQQALILGHAVPMPVVVRTRPYDATFYEEIGEPAWEEKPDAEVFAAAELAKADLGF; translated from the coding sequence ATGAATTCGGGACAGCCATTAGGTTCGGTTATTCAAGGTTCTCTAACTGAAGGTTTAGAAGTACGATTGCATCCTGACATTTCTGTGGAAGATATGCGGGTTGGTAAGTTTCTTGTTGTGCAAGGGATGCGATCGCGCTTTTTTTGTATGCTGACAGATGTAGCATTGGGAGCTGCTAATGCCCGAATTATTGCTAATCCCCCCAGTTGGGAAGACACTTTTTTACGGGATGTTTTAGCTGGAAGTGGTACTTATGGTACTATCAACCTCGCACCGATGTTGATGTTCACTCCCGAAGCGGAAGAATCTTTCTCCCCAACAAATGGCAAATCGGCAAATCCCTTTATCCCATCAGTAACGGGTTTAGCTTCCTTTGTGCCACAAACCAGCACGACGATGGAATTGTTGCCTGTTAAAACTATTCCTAGCCACTTTAGTCAAGTTTACGAAGCCAGTGTTGACGACTTTCGCCGTGTGTTTGGTTGGGAAGATGACCCCCAAAGGCGCAATTTTTCCATTGGGAAACCTTTGGATATGGATGTGCCCGTTTGTATCGATTTAAACCGCTTCGTGGAACGGAGTAATGGGGTTTTCGGGAAATCTGGTACTGGTAAATCCTTTCTAACTCGGCTACTTTTAGCAGGTGTTATCCGTAAAAATGCGGCAGTGAATTTGATTTTTGATATGCACTCTGAGTATGGCTGGGAAGCTGTCGCAGAAGGAAAGAACGTCAATACAGTTAAGGGATTAAAGCAACTTTTTCCAAGTAAGGTAGAAGTTTATACCCTTGACCCCGAATCGACAAAACGCCGGGGTGTGCGTGATGCTCAAGAACTTTATTTGAGTTACGAGCAAATAGAAGTTGAAGATATTAAGTTATGTAGTCGAGATTTAGGACTATCTGACGCAGCTCTAGATAACGCCAATATTCTATATAGTGAGTTTGGCAAGTCTTGGATTGTCCAACTGCTGAACATGACTAACGAAGAAATCGAGATGTTCTGCGACGAGAAACGTGGACACAAAGGCTCGATTATGGCATTGCAGCGCAAACTCTTGCGGATGGACAGCTTGAAGTATATGCGAGCAGTTTGCCCCCAGAATTACATTAGTAAAATTGTGCAATGTTTGGAATCTGGGAAGAATGTTGTGATAGAATTTGGTTCCCAGTCTAATATGCTCTCTTATATGTTGGTGACGAACATGATCACCCGACGTATCCACGAGCATTACGTCAAAAAAGCAGATAAATTTTTGCAAAGCAAAAACCCTTGCGATCGCCCCACGCCGTTGATGATTACCATTGAAGAGGCACACCGTTTTCTTGACCCGGCTATCGTACAAAGCACTATCTTTGGGACTATTGCCCGTGAGTTGCGGAAGTATTTTGTCACACTTTTGGTAGTTGATCAACGTCCATCAGGCATAGATAATGAAGTCATGTCCCAGATTGGAACTCGCATTACCGCTTTGCTTAATGACGAAAAAGACATTGACGCGATTTTTACGGGTGTATCTGGTGGTAGCGGACTGCGATCGGTACTGGCAAAGTTAGACTCTAAACAACAAGCTTTAATTTTGGGTCATGCCGTACCCATGCCCGTAGTAGTACGTACCCGTCCTTACGACGCAACTTTTTACGAAGAAATTGGTGAGCCAGCCTGGGAAGAAAAACCTGACGCGGAAGTATTTGCTGCTGCTGAACTCGCCAAAGCTGACCTGGGATTTTAA
- a CDS encoding fasciclin domain-containing protein → MKTNNSKLLTTLAGIAGFTSLSLLITLPSEAKEVLNPNPSIFNEAPYNKGQRLQLNAQYTPTEAASETQKGNTKRKQVAQKGSVTNPRPSIFNEPPYNRGGSATPIEPKPPTPGTTPETQPGEKPTTTPPGPGASDNQGKNLLALAESNASFTTLTKALKAAGLTGALQGKDNLTIFAPTDAAFAKLPADALKELLNPANKEVLLKILTYHVVPGKVLSSDLKSGEVKSLEGGAINVKVDPSTGVTVNDAKVTQADITASNGVIHAIDQVILPPDL, encoded by the coding sequence ATGAAGACAAATAACAGCAAATTGCTGACCACGTTGGCAGGCATAGCAGGATTCACTAGTTTAAGCCTTCTCATTACTTTACCATCTGAAGCAAAAGAGGTATTAAATCCTAACCCCAGTATTTTCAACGAAGCCCCCTATAACAAGGGTCAACGCCTTCAATTAAACGCTCAATACACACCTACTGAGGCTGCTTCCGAAACACAAAAGGGCAATACCAAGCGCAAACAAGTAGCACAGAAAGGTAGTGTAACCAATCCCAGACCCAGTATTTTCAACGAGCCTCCTTATAACCGTGGTGGTAGTGCTACACCTATTGAACCAAAACCTCCCACGCCAGGTACTACCCCGGAAACTCAACCCGGTGAGAAACCTACTACAACTCCACCAGGCCCAGGGGCAAGTGACAATCAAGGCAAAAACCTGTTAGCGTTGGCAGAGTCAAACGCTTCTTTTACAACCTTAACCAAGGCTTTGAAAGCAGCAGGGTTGACTGGAGCATTGCAAGGCAAAGATAACTTAACTATTTTTGCACCCACCGATGCCGCTTTTGCTAAGTTGCCAGCAGATGCTTTGAAAGAATTGTTAAACCCAGCCAACAAAGAAGTATTGCTCAAGATTTTAACTTACCATGTAGTACCTGGTAAGGTATTGTCCAGTGATTTGAAGTCTGGTGAAGTTAAAAGCCTCGAAGGTGGCGCAATCAACGTTAAAGTTGATCCTTCTACTGGTGTAACTGTCAATGATGCTAAGGTTACACAAGCAGATATCACAGCCAGTAACGGTGTAATCCACGCAATTGATCAGGTAATTTTGCCTCCTGACTTGTAG
- a CDS encoding ChaB family protein codes for MLYKSNKDLPLDIQTRLSEAYQDLYRAAFNSAIHWYGEASKAHKVALSAVKMQSAMEHNALV; via the coding sequence ATGTTATACAAGTCCAACAAAGACTTGCCTCTAGATATTCAAACTCGATTATCTGAAGCATACCAGGATCTTTACCGAGCAGCTTTTAACTCGGCCATCCATTGGTATGGTGAGGCATCAAAAGCTCATAAAGTTGCTTTAAGTGCTGTAAAAATGCAGTCTGCAATGGAACACAATGCTCTTGTTTAG
- a CDS encoding GFA family protein, which produces MIPYTGGCQCGQIRYEIHAQPLTLYLCHCKECQKQSSSAFGMSLTVLRDAVVIVQGKPKAWTRKNDSGREVNNLFCGDCGTRLFHERTYKTDTINVKAGTLDDTSWLRPVGNIWTRSAQSWVIISDQLLNYDGQPEDTQPLWEKWKQQHP; this is translated from the coding sequence GTGATTCCATATACTGGAGGTTGTCAATGTGGACAGATTCGTTATGAAATTCATGCCCAACCTTTAACCCTTTACCTATGCCACTGCAAGGAGTGTCAGAAACAATCGTCTAGTGCCTTTGGTATGTCTCTTACAGTACTACGAGATGCTGTTGTAATTGTTCAGGGAAAACCGAAAGCTTGGACTCGGAAAAATGATAGCGGACGTGAAGTAAATAACCTATTCTGTGGCGACTGCGGAACGCGATTGTTTCATGAACGGACTTATAAAACTGATACTATCAATGTCAAAGCTGGAACCTTAGATGATACAAGTTGGTTACGCCCAGTAGGTAACATTTGGACACGCAGTGCCCAGTCATGGGTGATAATTTCAGATCAGTTACTCAACTATGATGGACAACCAGAGGATACGCAGCCTTTATGGGAAAAATGGAAACAACAACATCCATAA
- a CDS encoding glutathione S-transferase family protein, with amino-acid sequence MLELYQWELSQYSEKVRLILDFKGLDYRKIEVTPGIGQVELFRLTGQKQVPVLKDRNKYIADSTEIAKYLDLEYPDRPIIPQDPKKRGLTLLIEEWADESIGIKGRKALFAAVSQDQNFRKSLLPTSTPDIFKSLVGGVPTDLLTVLGFGVGYSPDVIQSAIASLKQDLEALTLLLADSPYLTGDEPTLADLSVAGLSILLKFPPGPYLDLPASIRGKGLPIFSENIDYEPFFTWRDRIYAQFRKPLISNTSAGSAPTSIQID; translated from the coding sequence ATGCTGGAATTATACCAATGGGAACTATCTCAATACTCAGAGAAAGTGCGCCTAATTCTAGATTTTAAAGGACTAGATTACCGCAAAATAGAAGTTACGCCTGGGATTGGACAAGTAGAACTGTTCCGGCTGACTGGTCAGAAACAAGTCCCAGTATTAAAGGATCGTAATAAATATATTGCGGATTCTACGGAAATAGCTAAGTATTTAGACTTAGAGTATCCCGATCGCCCCATAATACCCCAAGATCCCAAAAAACGGGGTTTAACTTTATTGATAGAAGAATGGGCGGATGAATCTATAGGCATCAAAGGTAGGAAAGCGCTATTTGCAGCTGTAAGTCAAGATCAAAATTTCCGCAAGTCTTTATTACCCACCTCAACACCAGATATATTTAAAAGTCTGGTTGGAGGAGTACCTACTGACTTACTGACAGTGTTGGGTTTTGGGGTAGGTTATAGTCCAGATGTGATTCAGTCAGCGATCGCATCTTTAAAACAAGATTTGGAAGCGCTAACGTTATTATTGGCAGATAGTCCTTATTTAACTGGAGATGAGCCGACTTTAGCTGACTTGTCAGTGGCTGGCTTATCGATATTACTCAAGTTCCCCCCTGGCCCCTATCTGGATTTACCAGCTTCTATTAGAGGAAAAGGATTGCCAATCTTTTCAGAGAATATAGATTATGAACCATTCTTTACCTGGCGCGATCGCATTTACGCTCAATTCCGTAAACCATTAATCAGTAACACCTCAGCAGGGAGTGCGCCAACTTCGATTCAGATTGATTAG
- the cobO gene encoding cob(I)yrinic acid a,c-diamide adenosyltransferase encodes MKNDTPQELNQDQEIGRLIDEVMSSSLTDEQYRKKMQRRKEVQDKRIAEAVPEKGLIIVNTGNGKGKTTAALGMVLRSLGHGYKVAIIQFIKGSWEPSEKRVFSYWEDQIEFHAMGEGFTWETQDRDRDLDKASAAWEKSLEYIRNPDFHLVLLDEINIALKMAYLPLEDVLSGLAQKPANKHVILTGRGAPAGLIERADLVTEMTLIKHPFRDQGVKAQPGIEY; translated from the coding sequence ATGAAAAACGATACACCACAAGAATTAAACCAAGATCAAGAAATTGGGCGCTTGATTGATGAGGTAATGTCTTCATCTCTGACTGATGAACAGTACCGCAAAAAAATGCAGCGACGCAAAGAAGTGCAAGACAAGCGCATAGCAGAAGCTGTCCCAGAAAAAGGGTTAATTATTGTAAATACTGGTAATGGTAAAGGTAAAACCACTGCGGCTTTGGGGATGGTGTTACGATCGCTAGGTCACGGCTATAAAGTAGCAATCATCCAATTTATTAAGGGAAGCTGGGAACCTTCAGAAAAAAGGGTTTTCAGCTATTGGGAAGACCAGATAGAATTTCATGCAATGGGCGAAGGCTTCACTTGGGAAACTCAAGACCGCGATCGCGATCTTGACAAAGCTAGCGCCGCCTGGGAAAAATCATTAGAATACATCCGCAACCCAGACTTTCATCTGGTGTTGTTAGACGAAATCAATATTGCCCTCAAAATGGCTTACTTACCATTAGAGGACGTTTTATCGGGTTTGGCGCAAAAACCAGCTAACAAGCACGTTATTCTCACAGGTAGAGGCGCACCAGCAGGTTTAATTGAGCGTGCTGACCTCGTAACCGAAATGACCTTAATTAAGCACCCTTTCCGCGATCAAGGTGTGAAAGCGCAACCAGGAATTGAGTATTAA
- a CDS encoding polysaccharide deacetylase family protein, producing the protein MEDNKSFFGVQKILIALLVLSTTTMMFIKSRSSEAQSTENINVNNLPAKVGAQQQIEELKATMLKIWQQQAQIKGLSYNVPPSFQGAIVSAAKLSLQQKVIALTFDDGPWPESTAQVLDILKENQIKGTFFVIGQNVKNYPGLLKREIAEGHVIGNHTWHHWYQFLNPQAAAYEIDHTADQIYQVTGIKTNLFRPPGGIMHNGVADYAKNSKYAIILWSSDSVDYSRPAVPKLINNVFRRAKPGGIVLMHDGGGNRSKTVQALPEIIANFRKQGYSFVTIPELLEMQDKDQKLITKQNQNH; encoded by the coding sequence GTGGAGGACAATAAGTCATTTTTTGGTGTGCAAAAAATATTAATAGCGTTGCTTGTCTTGAGTACCACCACGATGATGTTTATCAAGTCAAGATCATCTGAGGCCCAAAGTACAGAAAATATAAATGTAAACAACCTACCAGCCAAAGTTGGGGCCCAACAGCAGATTGAAGAATTAAAAGCAACGATGCTTAAAATTTGGCAGCAACAAGCACAAATAAAGGGTCTTTCATATAATGTGCCACCAAGCTTTCAAGGAGCAATAGTTAGTGCGGCAAAACTTAGTCTCCAACAGAAAGTAATTGCTCTCACCTTTGATGATGGGCCATGGCCTGAAAGCACCGCCCAGGTACTAGATATTCTCAAAGAAAATCAAATCAAAGGGACATTTTTTGTCATTGGGCAGAATGTGAAAAATTATCCAGGCTTACTGAAGCGAGAAATTGCTGAAGGTCACGTAATTGGTAATCATACCTGGCATCATTGGTATCAGTTTTTGAATCCACAAGCAGCCGCTTATGAAATTGACCACACAGCAGACCAGATTTATCAAGTAACAGGGATTAAAACAAATCTATTTCGACCACCAGGGGGAATCATGCACAATGGAGTGGCTGATTACGCGAAAAATAGCAAATATGCCATCATCCTGTGGTCATCTGACTCTGTAGACTACTCACGTCCTGCTGTACCAAAGTTAATTAATAATGTGTTCAGAAGAGCCAAGCCAGGTGGAATTGTGTTGATGCATGATGGTGGTGGTAATCGCTCTAAAACTGTACAAGCTTTACCAGAAATTATTGCCAACTTTCGGAAACAGGGCTATAGCTTTGTTACTATCCCTGAACTTTTAGAAATGCAAGATAAGGATCAAAAGCTGATTACAAAACAAAACCAAAACCATTAG
- a CDS encoding MFS transporter produces MKLASQSQLSSWLPSIHPQVWIFAIGRFLSEVGTGCTLFYAPIFFVNEVGLSATSVGVALGSASISGIVGRIVGGSLADSEHWGRRRTLLLATAISAIASLVLAATNDFTILVIGSLISGLGIGFYWPAAEAVVADASQIDNRRETFAIARLADNLGLAIGIMLAGFLIAVIGSYRWLFIIDAISFLMFFGVVYVGISKTKQQQIGESEKKEHFASWMAVLSDRRFLVYIAVNIFFTIYISQIHSTLPLYFKNFVIKSTTEGFAQTIISVLFAWHVVLAIICQLPVTSFLKRCSHTLALTVSAILWGVGFGLIWVSGTAPSYNLVWVALALGVFAVAIVSYTPSAASLVTELAPENQRGVYFSVNAVCWAIGSFIGHPLGGWALDQPQIITNTFWLGFPLSVLIVVVILQYLNRILADTNSV; encoded by the coding sequence ATGAAATTAGCTTCTCAATCTCAGCTATCATCGTGGCTGCCCTCAATACATCCCCAAGTCTGGATTTTTGCGATAGGTAGATTTCTGTCGGAAGTTGGCACCGGCTGTACCCTGTTTTACGCCCCCATCTTTTTTGTGAATGAAGTTGGTTTATCTGCAACCAGTGTTGGGGTAGCCTTGGGTAGCGCCTCGATTTCCGGCATTGTGGGGAGGATTGTAGGTGGTTCTTTGGCTGATTCTGAACACTGGGGCCGCCGCCGCACTTTGTTGCTAGCGACGGCGATTTCAGCAATTGCTTCTCTGGTTTTAGCTGCAACCAATGATTTTACTATTTTGGTAATTGGTAGCTTGATTAGCGGTTTAGGGATAGGTTTCTATTGGCCAGCGGCTGAAGCTGTTGTGGCTGACGCTAGCCAGATTGACAATCGCCGCGAAACTTTTGCGATCGCACGACTGGCTGATAATCTTGGGTTAGCGATCGGAATTATGCTTGCTGGGTTTTTGATCGCGGTAATTGGGAGTTATCGATGGCTATTTATCATTGATGCCATCTCTTTTCTGATGTTTTTTGGGGTTGTCTATGTGGGAATTAGTAAAACCAAACAACAGCAGATAGGGGAATCTGAAAAGAAAGAACATTTTGCTTCTTGGATGGCAGTATTAAGCGATCGCCGTTTCCTGGTCTACATCGCAGTTAATATATTCTTTACAATCTATATTTCTCAAATCCATAGCACTCTGCCGCTTTACTTCAAAAACTTTGTTATCAAAAGTACTACCGAAGGATTTGCTCAAACTATTATTAGCGTTCTATTTGCTTGGCATGTGGTGCTAGCTATCATTTGTCAGTTGCCTGTCACCAGTTTCTTAAAACGCTGTTCTCACACACTGGCACTCACCGTTTCCGCCATTCTTTGGGGAGTTGGTTTTGGACTCATTTGGGTAAGCGGTACTGCCCCATCTTATAATTTAGTTTGGGTAGCATTGGCATTGGGAGTATTTGCAGTTGCAATTGTTTCTTATACTCCATCTGCCGCCTCTTTAGTGACTGAGTTAGCCCCAGAAAATCAACGTGGCGTTTATTTCTCCGTCAATGCTGTGTGTTGGGCGATTGGGTCTTTTATTGGTCATCCATTGGGTGGATGGGCATTAGATCAACCGCAAATTATTACCAATACTTTTTGGCTAGGATTCCCCTTGAGTGTGCTGATTGTCGTGGTGATTTTACAGTATCTCAATAGGATTTTAGCTGATACCAATTCTGTATGA
- the hisIE gene encoding bifunctional phosphoribosyl-AMP cyclohydrolase/phosphoribosyl-ATP diphosphatase HisIE, with amino-acid sequence MSSNDLRSLHYAIPVEKIHYDERGLVPAIVQDYLDGTVLMMAWMNQESLQKTLETEETWFWSRSRQELWHKGATSGHIQKVQSIRYDCDSDALLIGVEQLGDVACHTGERSCFHQIEGNIVPPPGDTLSQLFQIICDRRDNPTESSYTCKLFAGGDNKILKKIGEETAEVVMAFKDDEADAIAGEVADLLYHTLVALAHHQVDLKSVYRKLQERRQ; translated from the coding sequence ATGTCTTCTAACGATTTGCGATCGCTACATTACGCCATCCCTGTTGAAAAAATTCACTACGATGAACGGGGTTTAGTGCCTGCAATTGTCCAAGATTATTTGGATGGTACTGTCCTAATGATGGCGTGGATGAATCAGGAGTCGTTACAAAAAACTTTAGAAACTGAAGAAACTTGGTTTTGGAGCCGTTCACGGCAAGAGTTATGGCACAAGGGGGCGACTTCTGGACATATTCAAAAAGTGCAAAGTATTCGTTATGACTGTGATAGTGATGCGTTGCTCATAGGGGTAGAGCAATTAGGAGATGTTGCTTGCCATACTGGAGAACGCAGTTGCTTTCACCAAATAGAAGGAAATATTGTTCCACCACCAGGGGATACGTTGTCGCAATTGTTTCAAATAATATGCGATCGCCGCGATAATCCGACAGAAAGTTCTTATACCTGTAAGTTATTCGCTGGTGGCGATAACAAAATTTTGAAAAAGATTGGTGAGGAAACCGCCGAGGTGGTAATGGCCTTTAAAGATGATGAAGCAGATGCGATCGCAGGTGAAGTGGCTGATTTGCTATATCATACTTTGGTTGCCTTAGCTCACCATCAAGTTGATTTGAAATCTGTGTATCGTAAGTTGCAAGAACGTCGCCAATGA
- a CDS encoding RNA polymerase sigma factor, RpoD/SigA family — MPTVNTQTENLNTRFTADMVRTYLREIGRVPLLTREQEIVYGKQVQQMMTLIDAKEVLAKKLHREPDMSEWADVVQQSETEVQQTVAQGKRAKQKMIEANLRLVVAIAKKYQKRNMEFLDLIQEGTLGLERGVEKFDPMRGYKFSTYAYWWIRQAITRAIAQQGRTIRLPIHITEKLNKIKKVQRELAQTLGRSPTPAEIAKELELEPAQIREYLNMARQPVSLDVKVGDNQDTELQEMLEDSGPSPEYYTNQEFLRQDLNNLLAELTPQQREVLALRFGLEDGNEMSLAKVGERLNLSRERVRQLEHQALAHLRRRRANVQEYVAS, encoded by the coding sequence ATGCCTACTGTCAATACCCAAACGGAAAATCTCAACACCAGATTCACGGCTGATATGGTGCGAACCTATCTGCGAGAAATTGGCCGTGTACCACTGCTAACACGTGAACAAGAGATTGTATATGGGAAGCAGGTTCAACAAATGATGACGCTCATCGATGCCAAAGAGGTTTTGGCGAAGAAACTGCACCGCGAACCGGATATGTCAGAGTGGGCTGACGTGGTTCAACAATCGGAAACTGAAGTACAACAAACAGTAGCTCAAGGTAAGCGGGCAAAGCAAAAAATGATCGAAGCGAATTTGCGCTTGGTCGTTGCTATTGCGAAAAAATACCAAAAGCGAAATATGGAATTTCTGGATTTAATTCAGGAAGGAACACTAGGATTAGAGCGGGGTGTGGAGAAATTTGACCCAATGAGGGGTTATAAGTTCTCGACTTACGCTTACTGGTGGATTCGCCAAGCTATTACCCGCGCGATCGCTCAACAAGGACGTACTATCCGGTTGCCGATCCACATTACCGAAAAACTGAACAAAATCAAGAAAGTACAGCGTGAGTTGGCTCAAACCTTGGGGCGATCGCCCACTCCAGCCGAAATTGCCAAAGAACTGGAACTAGAACCTGCTCAGATCCGCGAGTACCTGAATATGGCGCGTCAACCAGTGTCTTTGGACGTTAAAGTTGGCGATAACCAAGATACTGAGTTGCAAGAAATGCTCGAAGATAGCGGGCCATCACCAGAGTATTACACCAACCAAGAATTCTTACGCCAAGATTTGAACAACCTACTAGCAGAACTAACCCCGCAACAGCGAGAAGTTTTAGCTCTACGCTTTGGTTTAGAAGATGGTAACGAAATGTCATTGGCGAAAGTGGGTGAGAGATTGAATCTCAGCCGCGAACGTGTCCGCCAGTTAGAGCATCAAGCTTTGGCTCATCTGCGTCGTCGTCGCGCCAATGTCCAAGAATACGTTGCTAGTTAA
- the hemL gene encoding glutamate-1-semialdehyde 2,1-aminomutase encodes MVNTTIKTTKSQEVFAAAQNLMPGGVSSPVRAFKSVGGQPIVFDRVKGAYIWDVDGNQYIDYVGTWGPAICGHAHPEVIAALHEALEKGTSFGAPSTLENVLAEMVIDAVPSIEMVRFVNSGTEACMGVLRLMRAFTNRDKIIKFEGCYHGHADTFLVKAGSGVATLGLPDSPGVPKAATSTTLTAPYNDLESVKALFEENRDEIAGVILEPVVGNAGFIAPDAGFLEGLRELTHEYGALLVFDEVMTGFRIAYGGAQEKFGVTPDLTTLGKVIGGGLPVGAYGGRRDIMSMVAPAGPVYQAGTLSGNPLAMTAGIKTLELLQKPGTYDYLERITKKLADGLLQIAKETGHAACGGQISAMFGLFFTSGPVHNYEDAKKSDTAKFGRFHRGMLERGVYLAPSQFEAGFTSFAHTEEDIDQTLAVARDVMSSL; translated from the coding sequence TTGGTAAATACCACAATTAAAACAACAAAATCACAAGAGGTCTTCGCCGCTGCTCAAAACCTCATGCCCGGAGGAGTAAGTTCTCCAGTTCGTGCCTTTAAATCTGTAGGTGGACAACCCATCGTTTTTGATCGTGTTAAAGGCGCATATATTTGGGATGTAGATGGCAACCAATATATAGACTATGTAGGTACTTGGGGCCCAGCTATTTGCGGTCATGCTCATCCAGAAGTAATTGCAGCGTTGCATGAAGCTTTAGAAAAAGGCACCAGTTTCGGCGCTCCCTCAACTCTAGAAAATGTTTTGGCAGAAATGGTCATCGATGCCGTTCCCAGCATCGAAATGGTCAGATTTGTTAACTCTGGAACTGAAGCCTGTATGGGAGTTTTGCGGCTGATGCGGGCTTTCACCAACCGAGACAAAATCATCAAGTTTGAAGGTTGTTACCACGGACACGCCGATACCTTTCTTGTGAAGGCAGGTTCTGGTGTTGCCACACTTGGCTTACCAGACTCGCCAGGAGTTCCAAAAGCGGCAACTAGCACTACTCTAACCGCACCTTACAATGACCTAGAATCCGTCAAAGCCTTGTTTGAAGAAAACCGCGACGAGATTGCTGGCGTTATTCTTGAACCAGTTGTTGGTAATGCTGGATTTATTGCACCCGACGCAGGTTTCTTAGAAGGATTACGGGAACTCACTCACGAGTATGGAGCCTTATTGGTATTTGACGAAGTGATGACAGGCTTCCGCATTGCTTACGGCGGCGCTCAAGAAAAATTTGGCGTTACCCCCGATTTAACAACCTTGGGCAAGGTTATTGGTGGTGGTTTGCCAGTAGGAGCTTATGGCGGTCGCCGAGATATTATGTCAATGGTTGCCCCTGCTGGCCCTGTATATCAAGCTGGGACTCTTTCTGGTAATCCCTTGGCGATGACTGCTGGTATTAAGACTTTAGAATTGCTGCAAAAGCCAGGTACTTACGATTATCTTGAGCGAATCACTAAAAAGCTAGCAGATGGTTTGCTGCAAATTGCTAAAGAAACTGGTCATGCAGCTTGCGGCGGTCAAATCAGCGCAATGTTTGGCTTATTCTTTACCTCTGGCCCAGTTCATAACTACGAAGATGCGAAAAAGTCTGATACAGCCAAATTCGGACGCTTCCATCGGGGTATGTTAGAACGTGGTGTTTACCTAGCACCCTCTCAATTTGAAGCTGGGTTTACGTCTTTTGCTCACACTGAAGAAGACATTGATCAAACTTTAGCAGTTGCACGGGATGTAATGTCTAGTCTGTAA